The following nucleotide sequence is from Camelus bactrianus isolate YW-2024 breed Bactrian camel chromosome 19, ASM4877302v1, whole genome shotgun sequence.
AGGGTAgtaaactctgtgtgtgtatgtgtgtaaccacctctgtcccttcctggGGTGTGGGTACCAATGTGGTCTGTGGATCTGTGGGGTCACACTGTGTGGCTTCTCGTGTCTGTGAATGCTACATATGGCAAAGGCCCCCGGGGGTTTGAGTGTGGAAGCGGGGTTTGTCTTTCAGTTGCTGTTGGACTGCAGATAAAATTGGAGTGTAACTGGTGCAGTTGTGGGTTGTGAGCAGTGGACACCAGCATCACTGTCAGTTTGTTTCTGCTTATGTTTTGGGTAATTGATGGGACATGCCCTTGTGTATGTGATGGGTATTTCTGAAACTGTGCATGAGACATCTCAACTCCAGGTGAGAGTGAACCTTCCTTTTCTCTACCCTCTTCCTAACTCTGCTGGCATCTTAAGGAAAAAGTTCTGGGTTCCTTACAGGTGAAAGAGAGCCCTGCTCCCAGAACTTGGGTGCCTTGGGTTTCCTCTGCGATCTGGAGGCATCAATGTGCTTGTCTGGAAAATGGGTTCCTGGGCCACTCCAGGGGCTGAGTTCTGTGGAGGGTGCTGAAGACCTGGAAGGGGGACCCTTTAGATACCAACTGGGCAGGAACGGTCACCGCCAGTCCCTGTTAGTGGTTGGGCACTCCGGAAGATGCTTTTGGTGCCAAGAGTAAAAAAGAGCCAATGAACGTACCTCTCTTGGTTTACCGGAAAGTAGGAGCAGTCTGGGCAGAGCCTGGCCCTGAGTAGGCACTACTCACCCTGTGTGTGGGAAGGACTGCCTGCCTGGGCGGGTTGCCAAGCCATTCCTGAGGGCTGGCTGTGTTCCAAGCCCTGTGCAGGGGGCTGAGGACCCAGACGTATCCCTGCCCTCAAGCTGCACACACTTGCTGTTAAACAGTGGGATAAAGTAGAGAGTACAAGTGAGGGCTGGAagagccagggagggaggctggaatGATGCCGCTGGTGTAAGTGTGTGTGGGTTTGCAGGCTTTTAGGTGACAACAATTTTGGGGGAACCTGCATTCAACTCCTGGCCCCCACATGCATGCCATGGGATCTTGGCCATGTTTTGTAAGTGGAGATAGTATGTCCTGCTTGTGGGGCTGGTGAGGGTGATACAAAGATACTCCTGAGTGAAGTGCCCATGATAGGGCCCGACAGGGAgtgtaggtgctcagtgaacatttattaaattgGAACTCAGGAAAGAGGGACGTGGGGATGGAGATGGGTTGTAAGTGGAAACAGGCTTTGTACTCAGATGAAAGGCCCTGTGTGTGCTAAGAGGAGGTGTCTGATGCAAGTCCATGTTGGAAGGAAGATCAGAAAGATTGAAAAACGTGCCTTCTTGCACTGAGGCTCTttgaatttcattcattcattcatttcactcaTTTTCACTTCGTTCATTTGCTcatatcctctctctctctctctctctttctctctctcacacacacacacacacacacatacacacacacacacacacacacactgaagtgCAGAGCACTAGAGAATCAACTCAGGCATGGGAATGCAGAGAAATGTCTAGAATCTCATGTATTATATGTGTAGACACACCAGGACATGAAGCCACTCTGtacctggggggggggtgtctctgTGCAGTATAGGGACTTGGGTCTGTGTGTCTGGGGCCCTGGGCGTATGTACCCCCAGGACATCACTGTGTATGGGGGACAGAGTAGTTCTGCTATGTGATCAGGAGTTCCACATGCCAGGTGGGGCCTGTGGGGCAGAGCACTGGGTCTGCCTGAGGGAGGACTCCATCATCAGCTCCAGCTGAGTGTTGCTGTGAAGGAATGGGACCTACGGTGGTCAAATTCTTCCAGTTTGCAAGAGAAGCCAGGCACCCAAAGTTCAAAATGTGAAATCtcttgttttttatatattgGCAGTTGTTTCACCAAAAACAAGTGAACAGACCAGAAACACAAAATCTATGAGCTAAATATGGCCCGTGGGCTGAAAGCTGGTATCCTTTGGCATAAATGCACATGagctgcctgtctgtctgtctgtctgtgcatgtgtgtgctcaGGTACTTGGGTGGGGTGTCTCCTCTTTGAGCAGAGTAACCCCTTCCCCgctcctctcccagctccccttCTGTGGTCCTGATCCAGGTCCTCCCATCTTCTATTTACATAAAGGCATTTGGCTTTGACCTCAGTCATGGCTCTCAAATGTGCTCCTTCCGCTTTGCCCTCTTAGCCACCATCCACGCCTCCCCTGACCATGTCGGGTTCTTCCCTAGCCTCCAGTCTCCTCCTTCCCATCCCATATGTCCTCCACACAGCAGCTGGAGAGAGCTCTCTGAAACCTAGGTAAGATGTTAGCACTCCCAGTCCAACACCTCGCCTCCCTGGCCCTTGGCCCGGTTTTCAGAGTCCTTAGACAGCTGGTCTCAGCTGATTTCcgagccccctccccctctccagaATCCCCATCCCCTCTCACTACTGGGGGATTTCCTACCCATCCTCTGAGGTCTGGCTCAAATGCTACCACCTCCTGGAAGCTTCCctaactttctcttcttttctcacaCCACCTTCATCTCtatcccttcccctgcccccagtcaTCCTCACCTCATCACAACAGTGTCCATTAATTGAACTGGCTGGGGCCTTACAAACCTTATTTTATGAAATCCTCACATCATCCCTACGAGGGAAGCGTTTTGCTTATTcccatttaatagatgagaaaattgagtctGGAAAGGTCAcatcatttgcccaaggtcaagtGGTGAAACTGGGATTAGAACCTGATActgtatttaaattttctctCTCATAGTAAGAGTTCATTGCTGATACTTATTGAGCACTGACTGAATACTTTATATGGATTATCTCAGTCCCTACATCAGCCCTGTTCAATAGGGAGTACTAGTATTACTGTCATTTAatatatggggaaactgaggcccagagagtgtAAGTGAATTGCCCAAAGCCACATGCTCGCCAGTGGTGAAGGGGATCCTAGTGTGGGTCGGGTCGCAATGCTCTGTCATTGTCTTATTCCCTGCCTCCTCCGCTGGCTGGCAGGCTCCCCTAGGTGCGAACCCTGCCTAATTCACCTTCACCTCTAGTGTGATGACCAGCACCAGCAGGCTCTTGGTGGAGGTTTGCTAAATttgactttctgttttctcttctagCTGCCAAGGGGCCAAGGGATGAGCTGGGGCCCTCCTTCCCAATGGCATCTCCCCCCGGTCTGGAACTGAAGACACTGAGCAATGGTCCCCAGGCCCCAAGGAGACCAGCTCCTCTGGGCCCAGTGGCCCCACCCAGGGAGGGCGTGGAGAATGCCTGCTTCTCCTCAGAGGAGCATGAGACCCATTTCCAGAACCCTGGGGACACCAGACTGGgcagctcccccagcccccctgGGGGTGTCCCCTCACGGCCCCGATCCCAAAGGGACGATCTGTCCCTGCGTTCAGAAGAGGGGCCAGGCCTGGAGCCCGTGAGCCGCCCGGTGGATTACGGCTTTGTTTCGGCTTTGGTTTTCCTGGTGAGCGGGATCCTCCTGGTGGTGACCGCGTACGCCATCCCCCGCGAGGCCCGTGTCAACCCGGACACAGTGTCAGCGCGGGAGATGGAACGACTAGAAATGTACTACGCCCGCCTGGGCTCGCACCTGGACAAGTGCATCATCGCGGGCCTGGGGCTGCTCACAGTGGGCGGCATGCTCTTGTCCGTGCTGCTGATGGTCTCCCTGTGCAAGGGCGAGCTATACCGCCGGCCGACCTTCGTCCTGGGCAGGGGCTCCAGGAAGACTTATGGCTCCATTAACCTGCGCATGAGACAGCTCAATGGGGATGGGGGCCAGGCCCTGGTGGAGAACGAAGTCGTCCAGGTCTCAGAGACTAGCCACAACGTCCAGGGGTCTTAAGTAAGCGCCCACCCTATCTGGCTGCTTCAGCTGCAGGGCTTCGAGGTTCCCAAGGCTGGGGTTTCAGACTGAGCTCTGCGTAGGGCCCTGTGGAAGGAGTCGTGGGTGCCGGAGGGGGAGCCTGGGGCCTGGCCCAGGCTTCACTTGGGAGAGCGGCCCCCTGATCTGTTTTGTAGCTCGAGGTTTTGCATAAGGTTTTgtttgaaggatggcttctgcTGCTAAAAATACAAAAGTTTGGAAACTGCTGCCCTTGGAGGATGAGGTTTCTTGGCATTTCCGAGGATTGAGAGCTGTTTGGAAGGCTGCCCATCCTGTTCCTCGTGCCTTGGGGAATTCCGGGATCTCTGCTGTCCTCATCGGCCGTGTATGGGTGTTGGGCGACCTTGGAGGGACCCCTTTCTGCCCTGACCATCTAAGGTGGGAGGTGGCTTCACGATGAGGGGAGAAGTCACCACTGGACgacctcccctctccaggcctcagtcccCCTGACTGTGATCTGAGAGGGCTGATCTGGATGGTCAGGCCCCTCCTGTTCTGCCCTCAGAATTCCTGTGTGGAATGGGAGCCCGGTGTCTGCGTCTGTCCACTCCTTCCGGAGGGGAGGGTGTTCGGCAGGTGCTGATCATTCATGCCATTTTCTGACCTCGTGTTGGTGGCCACCACTGTCAGATAGCCACCATCTCACAAGGTCCTGCTAAAGGACCCCAGGTGAGGCCGGGCTAAATCCAAAATTTGCTATAGCCTGATTTTGGCCTTGGGATAGAAGTACCTGCAGTGACTAGATCTTAGCACACATTTTATATAGTCACATGCACAGTTTTCACTAACTTCCTGGACAAGAGCTGGGTGGGGGTGGACTTTCAAACAAAGGGTGAGGGCTTTGTTGTATTTCTATGGACACGGTGTGGGTCTTTGTTACCTCCGCTTCCTCAACAGTACGTCTCTTGAGCTTGATCTTATTCtggttaacagaaaaaaaatttttttaaatgctgaatttgTAACCTTCCTCCCCTAACCCCCCTAGCAGTAAAGCCCCAGTTTATCTGGGGAGAAACCAGGCACATTCTGGTGGCCTGGATACTCTAGCTACTCTGATCACTGTTCTGTTTCTCTTGTCAAGTGTTTCCAGTCTCCATCCAGACTCTCCTCACTGACAAGGAAAGGAAGTAGGCCCTAGTGGGCAAGGAGATAAAGGTGTCTGAGGACTGGAGGAGGGCGTTGTCTGTTCTAAATGGCCCTAGGGGGCTTTGAGAGTACATGCCTTCCAGACCATTGATGTGAAGACTCTATAAAGGGGTC
It contains:
- the TMEM74B gene encoding transmembrane protein 74B, producing the protein MASPPGLELKTLSNGPQAPRRPAPLGPVAPPREGVENACFSSEEHETHFQNPGDTRLGSSPSPPGGVPSRPRSQRDDLSLRSEEGPGLEPVSRPVDYGFVSALVFLVSGILLVVTAYAIPREARVNPDTVSAREMERLEMYYARLGSHLDKCIIAGLGLLTVGGMLLSVLLMVSLCKGELYRRPTFVLGRGSRKTYGSINLRMRQLNGDGGQALVENEVVQVSETSHNVQGS